A genomic window from Salvia splendens isolate huo1 chromosome 11, SspV2, whole genome shotgun sequence includes:
- the LOC121753691 gene encoding AIG2-like protein D encodes MASAPAPISNVFVYGSLLADDVVRALLGRVPSSSPAVLPNHQRFSIKERVYPAIIPVEDKKVDGRVLLGITPPELHILDEFEDFEYERETVDVIVKDGMEKLIAYTYVWENKTDPNLYGTWDFEEWKVLHMDGFLKMTKGFMNELELPDAKTRVATYDSFYEGIDNKHSNS; translated from the exons ATGGCTTCGGCTCCGGCTCCGATTTCTAATGTCTTCGTCTATGGCAGCCTTCTTGCTGACGACGTCGTTCGAGCCCTCTTAGGCCGAGTTCCATCTTCTTCCCCTGCCGTCCTTCCCAACCA CCAGCGGTTTAGTATCAAGGAACGTGTTTACCCTGCAATTATACCTGTTGAAGATAAGAAAGTCGATGGCAGG GTTCTGCTCGGCATCACACCTCCAGAACTTCATATTCTGGATGAATTTGAGGATTTCGAGTATGAAAGGGAAACTGTTGATGTGATTGTGAAG GATGGTATGGAGAAACTGATAGCCTACACGTACGTATGGGAAAACAAGACTGATCCGAACTTATATGGAACCTGGGATTTTGAA GAGTGGAAAGTATTGCACATGGATGGCTTCTTGAAGATGACGAAGGGTTTCATGAACGAATTGGAGCTACCTGATGCCAAGACACGAGTTGCGACGTATGATTCATTTTATGAAGGGATAGATAATAAGCACTCTAATTCTTAA
- the LOC121753738 gene encoding aspartate--tRNA ligase 2, cytoplasmic-like, whose protein sequence is MSSEEPMNTAAEESGEKKPSKKELAKLERQRKRQEAAAASAAAATANLSISADDPLAANYGEIPLNDLQSKELPAAVWTPVKDLTEDLKDKSVLIQGHAQAIRAVGKKMAFLVVREECFTVQCVLTVAPDLVSPQMVKFATGLSRESIVDIEGIVSVPSQPITGASQQVEIQVRKLYCVNKAVPILPINIEDATRSEAEIEKALQAGEQLVRVNQDTRLNYRVLDLRTPANQGIFEVQCQVEEIFRQFLLSKGFRGIHTPKLIAGSSEGGAAVFRLDYKGTPACLAQSPQLHKQMAICGGFNRVFEIGAVYRAEDSFTHRHLCEFIGLDVEMRIKKHYSEVMDIVDGLFVKMFDTLNEKCAKELEAINKQYPFEKLKYLRKTLRLTFEEGVQMLKEAGIEVDPFGDLNTETERKLGQLVLEKYGTEFYILHRYPLAVRPFYTMPCYDNPKYSNSFDVFIRGEEIISGAQRIHVPELLTERAQACGIDVSTISTYIDAFRYGAPTHGGFGVGLERVVMLFCALNNIRKTSLFPRDPQRIAP, encoded by the exons aTGTCGTCTGAAGAGCCCATGAACACCGCTGCCGAAGAGTCCGGCGAGAAGAAGCCTTCGAAGAAGGAGCTCGCAAAGCTGGAGCGCCAGCGGAAGCGCCAAGAAGCCGCCGCCGCATCTGCTGCAGCAGCCACCGCCAACCTCTCCATCTCCGCCGACGACCCCCTGGCCGCCAACTACGGAGAAATCCCTCTCAACGACCTCCAATCCAAGGAGCTACCGGCCGCAGTCTGGACGCCGGTCAAGGATTTGACCGAAGACCTCAAGGACAAATCCGTGCTCATCCAAGGCCACGCGCAGGCGATTCGCGCCGTCGGGAAAAAGATGGCGTTCCTCGTCGTCAGGGAGGAGTGCTTCACCGTGCAGTGCGTCTTAACCGTCGCACCGGATTTAGTCAGCCCGCAGATGGTGAAGTTCGCCACCGGATTGAGCCGTGAGAGCATTGTTGACATCGAAGGGATCGTCTCCGTGCCGTCTCAACCAATTACAGGCGCCTCTCAGCAG GTGGAAATTCAAGTGAGGAAGCTTTATTGTGTTAACAAGGCTGTTCCTATACTGCCTATCAATATTGAAGACGCAACTAGAAGCGAGGCTGAAATTGAAAAGGCTCTGCAG GCGGGCGAGCAACTTGTTCGTGTAAATCAGGACACTCGCCTGAATTACAGGGTCCTTGACTTGCGCACTCCTGCGAATCAAGGAATATTTGAAGTCCAGTGCCAAGTTGAGGAG ATATTTAGGCAATTTTTATTATCCAAAGGTTTCCGTGGGATCCACACACCTAAACTGATTGCGGGTTCTAGTGAAGGCGGTGCTGCTGTCTTCAGATTGGATTACAAAGGAACGCCTGCATGCTTGGCACAGTCACCCCAGCTTCACAAACAGATGGCCATTTGTGGTGGTTTTAACCGCGTGTTTGAAATTGGCGCAGTATACAGAGCTGAAGATTCTTTTACTCATCGACATCTGTGTGAGTTCATTGGTCTTGATGTTGAGATGAGGATTAAGAAGCACTATTCAGAG GTGATGGACATTGTCGATGGCTTATTTGTGAAAATGTTTGACACCTTGAATGAGAAATGTGCTAAAGAACTTGAAGCCATCAACAAGCAATACCCATTTGAAAAGCTGAAG TATCTACGGAAGACCTTAAGACTTACATTTGAAGAGGGGGTGCAAATGCTTAAG GAGGCTGGCATAGAAGTTGATCCTTTTGGAGATCTCAACACAGAGACGGAACGGAAGCTTGGCCAACTTGTTCTTGAGAA GTATGGTACTGAGTTCTACATACTTCATCGCTATCCTCTGGCTGTTCGACCATTCTATACCATGCCATGCTATGATAATCCAAAGTATAGCAACTCGTTTGATGTCTTCATTAGGG GTGAGGAAATCATATCTGGAGCTCAGCGTATTCACGTGCCTGAGTTACTGACAGAGCGTGCGCAAGCATGTGGGATTGATGTCAGCACTATATCGACATACATTGATGCCTTTAG GTACGGGGCGCCAACTCACGGAGGATTTGGAGTTGGGTTGGAGCGCGTGGTCATGCTATTCTGTGCGCTCAACAACATTCGAAAAACATCACTTTTCCCCCGCGACCCACAGAGAATCGCGCCTTGA